One genomic window of Centropristis striata isolate RG_2023a ecotype Rhode Island chromosome 20, C.striata_1.0, whole genome shotgun sequence includes the following:
- the LOC131993487 gene encoding ras-related protein ORAB-1-like, producing the protein MNPEYDYLFKLLLIGDSGVGKSCLLLRFADDTYTESYISTIGVDFKIRTIELDGKTIKLQIWDTAGQERFRTITSSYYRGAHGIIVVYDVTDQESFNNVKQWLQEIDRYASENVNKLLVGNKCDLTTKKVVDYTTAKEFADSLGIPFLETSAKNATNVEQAFMTMAAEIKKRMGPGATAGGGEKPNVKLTPGTTVKPSSGGCC; encoded by the exons tgactatttatttaagctGCTCCTGATTGGTGACTCTGGTGTTGGAAAGTCTTGCCTTCTTCTCCGATTTGCA gATGACACATACACAGAAAGTTACATTAGCACTATTGGTGTGGACTTCAAAATACGAACCATAGAACTTGATGGAAAGACCATTAAACTTCAGATT TGGGATACTGCAGGTCAGGAAAGGTTTCGCACAATCACGTCCAGCTACTACCGAGGGGCTCATGGTATCATTGTAGTGTATGATGTCACAGACCAG GAGTCCTTCAACAATGTCAAACAGTGGCTACAGGAGATCGACCGCTACGCCAGTGAAAATGTCAACAAGCTATTGGTTGGAAACAAGTGTGACCTGACGACGAAGAAGGTGGTGGATTACACAACAGCTAAG GAGTTTGCAGACTCTCTAGGCATTCCCTTTTTGGAAACCAGCGCTAAGAATGCCACCAATGTGGAGCAGGCCTTCATGACCATGGCTGCTGAAATCAAGAAGAGGATGGGCCCTGGGGCCACAGCTGGAGGAGGGGAGAAGCCCAATGTGAAGCTGACCCCCGGCACTACTGTGAAGCCTTCATCAGGAGGATGCTGCTGA
- the hells gene encoding lymphoid-specific helicase isoform X1, translating into MSCLKQEETRSGSPHCPKPDESEEPLGTAMETETAQDVSVKCENSEVVITKEMEEEEKQLREEGERKEMEMMEKARESRERDSHDMRFKRLQHLLQKSNIYSKFLLTKMEQQQNEEKLRKDTLEKKAKKKTSSAEPEKADKKKRKRNEDYKIADVMSKEEIMSQAKKAKVDEVDKAPARKKLQAEDIEKISDSNQDIKNRLSEAVRENAKHLLHPDRKVNGQPVPAQQPQLFTGGVMRWYQIEGIEWLRMLWENGINGILADEMGLGKTIQCIAHIAMMVEKKVMGPFLVVAPLSTLPNWISEFQRFTPEVSVLLYHGQQSERAKVLKQIRSSHGALGMFPVVVTSFEIAMIDRKFLQRFQWRYLIVDEGHRIKNLNCRLVRELKMLPTDNKLLLTGTPLQNNLAELWSLLNFLLPEVFDDLKSFESWFDIDSIGEAECVVATEREQNILSMLHQILTPFLLRRLKSDVTLEVPPKKEMIVYAPLTAKQEAFYTAVVNKTITKMLGQEKIEAPVALTSSGRPKRRNRKVVDYKERDGDSPYDLEKYLEMVSKEAQQSSCPALDVHTPKDAEVNLKLRNMLMLLRKCCNHPYLVEYPLDPATQEFKIDEELVKSSGKFLILDRLLPALKERGHKVLIFSQMTSILDLLMDYCYLRGFKYSRLDGSMSYSDRNENMTKFSTDPEVFLFLLSTRAGGLGINLTAADTVIIFDSDWNPQADLQAQDRCHRIGQTKPVVVYRLITANTIDQKILEKASAKRKLEQMVIHKNKFKGGRAELNQSKSCIDLDELMELLKARGTEKEVKASKGKVISDKDLDILLDRSDLLDKNKGSMKKEKAGVFRAIDAKEMSEILLT; encoded by the exons ATGAGCTG CTTGAAGCAAGAAGAAACTAGAAGTGGGTCCCCACATTGCCCCAAGCCAGATGAGTCTGAGGAGCCGCTGGGTACAGCCATGGAGACTGAAACCGCACAAG ATGTCAGTGTGAAATGTGAGAATTCTGAAGTGGTCATCACTAAGGaaatggaggaagaagagaagcagCTGAGGGAGGAAGGGGAGCGGAAAGAAATGGAGATGATGGAAAAG gCCAGGGAGTCCCGGGAGAGAGATTCTCATGACATGCGCTTCAAGAGACTGCAGCATTTGCTTCAGAAGAGCAACATCTACTCTAAATTCTTACTGACCAAAATGGAGCAACAACAGAATGAG GAGAAACTCCGGAAGGACACACTTGAAAAGAAGGCCAAGAAG aaaacaagCAGTGCAGAGCCTGAGAAAG CAgataaaaagaagaggaagaggaatgaAGACTACAAAATAGCAGACGTCATGTCAAAAGAA GAAATCATGTCACAAGCTAAAAAAGCAAAAGTGGATGAAGTG GACAAGGCACCGGCCAGGAAGAAACTTCAAGCTGAAGATATCGAGAAGATAAGTGATTCCAACCAAGATATCAAGAACCGTCTGTCGGAGGCGGTGCGAGAAAACGCCAAGCATCTTCTGCATCCTGACAGGAAGGTGAATGGCCAGCCGGTCCCCGCCCAGCAACCTCAACTCTTCACTGGGGGCGTCATGAGGTGGTACCAGATAGAAGGCATCGAATGGCTGAGG ATGCTGTGGGAGAACGGCATCAATGGGATCCTGGCTGATGAGATGGGACTGGGAAAGACCATCCAGTGCATCGCTCACATCGCCATGATggtagaaaaaaaagtaatgggCCCCTTTCTGGTGGTGGCCCCTCTCTCCACTTTGCCTAACTGGATCAGCGAATTCCAGCGTTTCACCCCAGAG gtgtCCGTGCTGCTTTACCACGGCCAACAGTCGGAGAGGGCCAAAGTGCTGAAGCAGATCCGCAGCTCTCACGGGGCCCTTGGCATGTTTCCTGTCGTCGTCACGTCCTTTGAGATCGCCATGATAGACAGAAAGTTTCTACAG CGCTTCCAGTGGAGGTACCTGATCGTGGATGAAGGTCACAGGATCAAAAACCTTAACTGTCGGCTGGTGCGAGAGCTGAAGATGCTGCCCACTGACAACAAGCTGCTGCTGACGGGCACACCGCTGCAGAACAACCTGGCTGAGCTTTGGTCCCTGCTCAACTTCCTCCTGCCAGAGGTCTTTGATGACCTCAAGAG cTTTGAGTCCTGGTTTGACATCGACAGCATCGGTGAAGCAGAGTGTGTGGTGGCTACTGAGCGTGAGCAGAACATTCTGAGTATGCTGCACCAG ATTCTGACTCCGTTCCTGCTGAGGAGGCTGAAATCGGACGTGACGCTGGAGGTTCCTCCGAAAAAGGAGATGATCGTTTACGCTCCTCTGACAGCCAAACAGGAGGCCTTTTACACCGCGGTGGTCAACAAAACCATTACCAAGATGCTGGGCCAGGAAAAG ATAGAAGCTCCTGTAGCATTGACGTCCAGCGGCAGGCCGAAGCGCCGCAATCGGAAGGTGGTGGACTATAAGGAAAGAGACGGAGACTCACCGTATGACCTAGAGAAATATCTGGAGATGGTCAGCAAGGAAGCCCAGCAGAG CTCCTGTCCAGCGCTGGATGTCCACACCCCGAAGGACGCCGAGGTCAACCTAAAGTTGCGGAATATGCTCATGCTGCTAAGGAAATGCTGTAACCACCCATACCTGGTGGAGTACCCCCTGGACCCTGCCACACAGGAGTTTAAG ATCGATGAGGAGCTGGTGAAGAGCTCTGGGAAGTTTCTAATCCTGGACAGACTGCTTCCTGCACTAAAGGAAAGGGGACATAAG GTTCTGATCTTCAGTCAGATGACGTCCATCTTGGATCTTTTGATGGATTACTGCTATCTGCGGGGCTTCAAGTACAGTCGACTGGATGGCAGCATGTCGTACTCTGACAGAAATGAAAAT ATGACCAAGTTCTCCACAGACCCAGAGGTGTTCCTGTTCCTGCTGAGCACCAGAGCAGGAGGTCTCGGGATCAACCTGACAGCTGCTGATACTGTCATTATCTTTGATAGTGACTGG AACCCACAGGCTGACCTGCAGGCTCAGGACCGCTGTCACAGAATCGGGCAAACCAAACCGGTGGTGGTGTACCGCCTGATCACAGCCAACACAATCGACCAAAAGATACTGGAGAAGGCCTCGGCTAAGAGGAAGCTGGAGCAGATGGTCATCCACAAGA ATAAGTTCAAAGGTGGGAGGGCAGAGCTGAACCAGAGTAAAAGCTGCATTGATCTGGATGAGCTGATGGAGCTGCTCAAAGCCAGAGGCACTGAGAA AGAGGTGAAGGCATCAAAGGGGAAGGTGATCAGCGACAAGGACCTGGACATTCTGCTAGATCGCAGTGATCTGCTGG ACAAAAACAAGGGGAGCATGAAGAAAGAGAAGGCGGGAGTCTTCAGAGCGATCGATGCCAAAGAGATGTCAGAGATCTTGTTGACCTGA
- the hells gene encoding lymphoid-specific helicase isoform X2, which translates to MSCLKQEETRSGSPHCPKPDESEEPLGTAMETETAQDVSVKCENSEVVITKEMEEEEKQLREEGERKEMEMMEKARESRERDSHDMRFKRLQHLLQKSNIYSKFLLTKMEQQQNEEKLRKDTLEKKAKKKTSSAEPEKDKKKRKRNEDYKIADVMSKEEIMSQAKKAKVDEVDKAPARKKLQAEDIEKISDSNQDIKNRLSEAVRENAKHLLHPDRKVNGQPVPAQQPQLFTGGVMRWYQIEGIEWLRMLWENGINGILADEMGLGKTIQCIAHIAMMVEKKVMGPFLVVAPLSTLPNWISEFQRFTPEVSVLLYHGQQSERAKVLKQIRSSHGALGMFPVVVTSFEIAMIDRKFLQRFQWRYLIVDEGHRIKNLNCRLVRELKMLPTDNKLLLTGTPLQNNLAELWSLLNFLLPEVFDDLKSFESWFDIDSIGEAECVVATEREQNILSMLHQILTPFLLRRLKSDVTLEVPPKKEMIVYAPLTAKQEAFYTAVVNKTITKMLGQEKIEAPVALTSSGRPKRRNRKVVDYKERDGDSPYDLEKYLEMVSKEAQQSSCPALDVHTPKDAEVNLKLRNMLMLLRKCCNHPYLVEYPLDPATQEFKIDEELVKSSGKFLILDRLLPALKERGHKVLIFSQMTSILDLLMDYCYLRGFKYSRLDGSMSYSDRNENMTKFSTDPEVFLFLLSTRAGGLGINLTAADTVIIFDSDWNPQADLQAQDRCHRIGQTKPVVVYRLITANTIDQKILEKASAKRKLEQMVIHKNKFKGGRAELNQSKSCIDLDELMELLKARGTEKEVKASKGKVISDKDLDILLDRSDLLDKNKGSMKKEKAGVFRAIDAKEMSEILLT; encoded by the exons ATGAGCTG CTTGAAGCAAGAAGAAACTAGAAGTGGGTCCCCACATTGCCCCAAGCCAGATGAGTCTGAGGAGCCGCTGGGTACAGCCATGGAGACTGAAACCGCACAAG ATGTCAGTGTGAAATGTGAGAATTCTGAAGTGGTCATCACTAAGGaaatggaggaagaagagaagcagCTGAGGGAGGAAGGGGAGCGGAAAGAAATGGAGATGATGGAAAAG gCCAGGGAGTCCCGGGAGAGAGATTCTCATGACATGCGCTTCAAGAGACTGCAGCATTTGCTTCAGAAGAGCAACATCTACTCTAAATTCTTACTGACCAAAATGGAGCAACAACAGAATGAG GAGAAACTCCGGAAGGACACACTTGAAAAGAAGGCCAAGAAG aaaacaagCAGTGCAGAGCCTGAGAAAG ataaaaagaagaggaagaggaatgaAGACTACAAAATAGCAGACGTCATGTCAAAAGAA GAAATCATGTCACAAGCTAAAAAAGCAAAAGTGGATGAAGTG GACAAGGCACCGGCCAGGAAGAAACTTCAAGCTGAAGATATCGAGAAGATAAGTGATTCCAACCAAGATATCAAGAACCGTCTGTCGGAGGCGGTGCGAGAAAACGCCAAGCATCTTCTGCATCCTGACAGGAAGGTGAATGGCCAGCCGGTCCCCGCCCAGCAACCTCAACTCTTCACTGGGGGCGTCATGAGGTGGTACCAGATAGAAGGCATCGAATGGCTGAGG ATGCTGTGGGAGAACGGCATCAATGGGATCCTGGCTGATGAGATGGGACTGGGAAAGACCATCCAGTGCATCGCTCACATCGCCATGATggtagaaaaaaaagtaatgggCCCCTTTCTGGTGGTGGCCCCTCTCTCCACTTTGCCTAACTGGATCAGCGAATTCCAGCGTTTCACCCCAGAG gtgtCCGTGCTGCTTTACCACGGCCAACAGTCGGAGAGGGCCAAAGTGCTGAAGCAGATCCGCAGCTCTCACGGGGCCCTTGGCATGTTTCCTGTCGTCGTCACGTCCTTTGAGATCGCCATGATAGACAGAAAGTTTCTACAG CGCTTCCAGTGGAGGTACCTGATCGTGGATGAAGGTCACAGGATCAAAAACCTTAACTGTCGGCTGGTGCGAGAGCTGAAGATGCTGCCCACTGACAACAAGCTGCTGCTGACGGGCACACCGCTGCAGAACAACCTGGCTGAGCTTTGGTCCCTGCTCAACTTCCTCCTGCCAGAGGTCTTTGATGACCTCAAGAG cTTTGAGTCCTGGTTTGACATCGACAGCATCGGTGAAGCAGAGTGTGTGGTGGCTACTGAGCGTGAGCAGAACATTCTGAGTATGCTGCACCAG ATTCTGACTCCGTTCCTGCTGAGGAGGCTGAAATCGGACGTGACGCTGGAGGTTCCTCCGAAAAAGGAGATGATCGTTTACGCTCCTCTGACAGCCAAACAGGAGGCCTTTTACACCGCGGTGGTCAACAAAACCATTACCAAGATGCTGGGCCAGGAAAAG ATAGAAGCTCCTGTAGCATTGACGTCCAGCGGCAGGCCGAAGCGCCGCAATCGGAAGGTGGTGGACTATAAGGAAAGAGACGGAGACTCACCGTATGACCTAGAGAAATATCTGGAGATGGTCAGCAAGGAAGCCCAGCAGAG CTCCTGTCCAGCGCTGGATGTCCACACCCCGAAGGACGCCGAGGTCAACCTAAAGTTGCGGAATATGCTCATGCTGCTAAGGAAATGCTGTAACCACCCATACCTGGTGGAGTACCCCCTGGACCCTGCCACACAGGAGTTTAAG ATCGATGAGGAGCTGGTGAAGAGCTCTGGGAAGTTTCTAATCCTGGACAGACTGCTTCCTGCACTAAAGGAAAGGGGACATAAG GTTCTGATCTTCAGTCAGATGACGTCCATCTTGGATCTTTTGATGGATTACTGCTATCTGCGGGGCTTCAAGTACAGTCGACTGGATGGCAGCATGTCGTACTCTGACAGAAATGAAAAT ATGACCAAGTTCTCCACAGACCCAGAGGTGTTCCTGTTCCTGCTGAGCACCAGAGCAGGAGGTCTCGGGATCAACCTGACAGCTGCTGATACTGTCATTATCTTTGATAGTGACTGG AACCCACAGGCTGACCTGCAGGCTCAGGACCGCTGTCACAGAATCGGGCAAACCAAACCGGTGGTGGTGTACCGCCTGATCACAGCCAACACAATCGACCAAAAGATACTGGAGAAGGCCTCGGCTAAGAGGAAGCTGGAGCAGATGGTCATCCACAAGA ATAAGTTCAAAGGTGGGAGGGCAGAGCTGAACCAGAGTAAAAGCTGCATTGATCTGGATGAGCTGATGGAGCTGCTCAAAGCCAGAGGCACTGAGAA AGAGGTGAAGGCATCAAAGGGGAAGGTGATCAGCGACAAGGACCTGGACATTCTGCTAGATCGCAGTGATCTGCTGG ACAAAAACAAGGGGAGCATGAAGAAAGAGAAGGCGGGAGTCTTCAGAGCGATCGATGCCAAAGAGATGTCAGAGATCTTGTTGACCTGA